AGGTTTTTCGATACATCTGTCAGATGCGAGAAGCCTTGGTCTAGGACGTCGCGAAGGGCTTGATAACTTCATTCGGCCTTACCGAAATGGTCGGGATTTAACTCAAGTAAACCCTATTTATTCTGAAAATAAATACGTTATTGACTTCTTTGAGGCCGGATCAGAGTCTGACGTTAGGCGTCAATTTCCTGAAGTATATCAGTATCTCCTAACCACCGTGCGTCCCGCGAGGGAAGCGCAGGTTCAAAAGTCCCCTACTGTAGATGCTCTGGCGTATCTAGATAAGTGGTGGCTTATGGGTAAGCCTAGGCCAGAATTGCGGCCCGCATTGAATGGTATTGATAGATATATTGCCACGGTAGATACGGCTAAGCACCGTGTATTTCAGTTTTTGAGCGTGAATATTATTTGTGATGATGGCGTGGTTATAATTGCAGCGAAGAATGCAGACATGCTCGGGGTAATTTCGTCAAAAATTCATGCAGTTTGGTGTTTGAAAGTAAGCGGGATGCTCGAGGATCGGCCAAGGTATTTTAAGTCCCAGACCTTCGACCCATTCCCCTTCCCCGACGCCAGCAAAGCCCAGCGCAAGATCATCGGCGATCTCGCCGAGGAACTCGATGCCACGCGCAAGGAAGTGCTTGCCGAACATGGCGATTTGACGCTGACCGGCCTCTATAATCTGCGCGCGAAGCTGGTGCAGGGCGAGCCGTTCGACATGGTCGAGCAGGACCAGCGCACGCGCGGGCGTGTCGACATCATCGCCGAGCTGCACGACCGCATCGATGCCGCCGTCGCCGACGCCTATGGCTGGCCGCAGGACCTGACCGACGAAGCGATCGTCGAGCGGCTGGTCGCGCTCAATGCCGAACGCCATGCCGAGGAACAGGCGGGCACGGTCCGCTGGCTGCGCCCCGACTATCAGATCGCCAAGGCGGGCCTTACCCAGCTTCCCGCCAAGGGCCGCGCCGAACAGATCGAGGCGCTGCTGCCCGAGGCCAAGGCGAAAAAGCCCGCCTTTCCCCGCGACGCGATCGGCCAGACCGCCGCGGTGCTCGCCGATCTGCGCGGCGGCGGCACGATGACCGCGGGCGCCATCGCCGCGCGCTATTCGCAGGGCCGCAGGATCGAAAAACGCATCGCCTCGACGCTCGACGCGCTGGTCCGCCTGGGCCATGTCGCCCGCGACGGCGAGGGATACCGGCTGCGCAAGGCGGCGTGAGGAGAGAGCATGACGGTTGCCATTCCCGCCCACGAAGAACTGATGCTCCCGACGATGCGTGTCCTCGACGCGCATGGCGGATCGGCGAGCAATGAGGAGATTCAGGAGGCGCTGATCGAGATGCTGGGGCTGACGCCCGAGCAGATGGACGTCACCTATCCGACTTCGGGCGTGCAAGTGGTGCCCGATCGTATGTCCTGGGCGCGCAGCTATCTGAAATATCCGGGCTTTGTGGATAACCCGAGGCGCGCCGTCTGGGTGTTGACCGAGGAAGGGCGCGCGGCGCTCGACTGGGACGAGGCGGCGATCCGCAAGGCAGTGGCAAGGGGCTATGCCGAGCGGCAGAAGGCGAGGGCGGCCTCAGAGGCGATGCCAGACGGCGACCCGGAGGCCGATGATGGCGCGGCGGACTGGAACGACACGCTCCTCGCCACACTGCGCGGGATGGACCCGGCGGGGTTCGAGCGGCTGGCGCAGCGGCTGTTGCGCGAAAGCGGGTTCGTGCGTGTCGAAGTCAGCGGCCGGTCGGGCGATGGCGGGATCGACGGGTCGGGCGTGCTGCGGATGAACCTGATCAGCTTTCAGGTGCTGTTCCAGTGCAAGCGCTATACCGGGTCGGTGGGCTCTTCCACGGTGCGCGATTTTCGCGGGGCGATGCAGGGGCGCGCCGACAAGGGGCTGATCATCACCACCGGCACCTTTACCGCCGATGCGCGCAGGGAAGCGACGCGCGACGGGGCGCCCGCGATCGACCTGATCGATGGCGAGGCGCTGTGCGAGCTGCTCAAGGAGCGGCGGCTGGGGGTGCGGGTGCGCGAAGTGGTGCGCGAGGAAGTCGATGTGCTGCCCGAATTCTTCGCCGAGATCTGATCCGCGTTCCGCGCTTGCCCGGCGGCGCGCATGCTGCCATCGCGCGGGTGTCTCCGCATCGGTGGAAGGGCGCCGGCATGAACCTATACGATGTTTCGATCCCGCTGTTCGAACGCGGGCTGACCAATATGAAGGCGTTTCTGGAAAAGGGCCGCGCGCATGCCGGGGCGCGGGGCCTGCCCGAAAGCGCGCTGACCGAAGCGCGGCTGGCCGAGGATATGCGGCCGCTGACGGCGCAGGTGCAGCTGGCCTGTGACGCTGCGAAATTCGTGGCGGTGCGCGTGGGCGGTGTCGCCGACGTGCCGATGGCGGACACGGAAACCAGTTTTGCCGATCTCGCCGCGCGGATCGATGCGACGCTGGCGCTGCTCGCGCGGGCCGATCGCGCCGATTTCGAGGGGCGCGACGAGCGGCCGGTGACGCTTAAGACTCCCTCGCGCGACTTCGACTTCATCGCGCGCGATTATGTGCTGGGCTTTTCGGTCCCCAACTTCTTTTTCCACGTCACCACCGCCTATGCG
This genomic interval from Sphingosinithalassobacter tenebrarum contains the following:
- a CDS encoding restriction endonuclease; this encodes MTVAIPAHEELMLPTMRVLDAHGGSASNEEIQEALIEMLGLTPEQMDVTYPTSGVQVVPDRMSWARSYLKYPGFVDNPRRAVWVLTEEGRAALDWDEAAIRKAVARGYAERQKARAASEAMPDGDPEADDGAADWNDTLLATLRGMDPAGFERLAQRLLRESGFVRVEVSGRSGDGGIDGSGVLRMNLISFQVLFQCKRYTGSVGSSTVRDFRGAMQGRADKGLIITTGTFTADARREATRDGAPAIDLIDGEALCELLKERRLGVRVREVVREEVDVLPEFFAEI
- a CDS encoding DUF1993 domain-containing protein, which gives rise to MNLYDVSIPLFERGLTNMKAFLEKGRAHAGARGLPESALTEARLAEDMRPLTAQVQLACDAAKFVAVRVGGVADVPMADTETSFADLAARIDATLALLARADRADFEGRDERPVTLKTPSRDFDFIARDYVLGFSVPNFFFHVTTAYAILRMKGVTLGKMDFLAGALPTPR